Proteins found in one Quercus lobata isolate SW786 unplaced genomic scaffold, ValleyOak3.0 Primary Assembly Scq3eQI_311, whole genome shotgun sequence genomic segment:
- the LOC115973636 gene encoding uncharacterized protein LOC115973636 — MAKKKAFIPLLYLASIVFLPWWISLSFTKSLESWVTNWWDTRQSEIFLNDIQEKSILKKFIELEELLLLDEMIKEYPGTHLEKLRIGIYNETIQLIKMHNEDCIHTILHFSTNMICFVILSGYSMLGNEELVILNYWVQEFLYNLSDTIKAFSILLVTDLCIGFHSPHGWELMIGSVYKDFGFAHNDQIISGLVSTFPVILDTILKYLIFRYLNRVSPTNDWTMQTRNTLFSWIKEEITRSISVSLMIYIITGAPISNAYPIFAQQGYENPREATGRIVCANCHLANKPVDIEVPQAVLPDTVFEAVVRIPYDMQLKQVLANGKKGALNVGAVLILPEGFELAPPDRISPEIKEKIGNLSFQNYRPTKKNILVIGPVPGQKYSEITFPILSPDPATKKDVHFLKYPIYVGGNRGRGQIYPDGSKSNNNVYNATAAGIVSKIIRKEKGGYEITIVDASDGRQVVDIIPPGPELLVSEGESVQLDQPLTSNPNVGGFGQGDAEIVLQDPLRVQGLLFFLASVILAQIFLVLKKKQFEKVQLSEMNF, encoded by the exons atggcaaaaaagaaAGCATTCATTCCCCTTCTATATCTTGCATCTATAGTATTTTTGCCCTGGTggatctctctctcatttacTAAAAGTCTGGAATCTTGGGTTACTAATTGGTGGGATACTAGGCAATCcgaaatttttttgaatgataTTCAAGAAAagagtattctaaaaaaattcatagaatTAGAGGAACTCTTACTCTTGGACGAAATGATAAAGGAATACCCGGGAACACATCTAGAAAAGCTTCGTATCGGAATCTACAACGAAACGATCCAATTGATCAAGATGCACAATGAAGATTGTATCCATACGATTTTGCACTTCTCGACAAATATGATCTGTTTCGTTATTCTAAGTGGTTATTCTATGCTAGGTAATGAAGAACTTGTTATTCTTAACTATTGGGTTCAAGAATTTCTATATAACTTAAGCGACACAATCAAAGccttttccattcttttagTAACTGATTTATGTATAGGATTCCATTCGCCCCACGGTTGGGAACTAATGATTGGATCTGTCTACAAAGATTTTGGATTTGCTCATAATGATCAAATTATATCCGGTCTTGTTTCTACCTTTCCGGTCATTCTagatacaattttaaaatatttgattttccGTTATTTAAATCGTGTATCTCC TACCAATGATTGGACCATGCAAACTAGAAATACCCTTTTTTCTTGGATAAAGGAAGAGATTACTCGATCCATTTCCGTATCGCTCatgatatatataataactGGGGCACCCATTTCAAATGCCTATCCCATTTTTGCACAGCAGGGTTATGAAAATCCACGCGAAGCGACCGGCCGTATTGTATGTGCCAATTGCCATTTAGCTAATAAACCCGTGGATATTGAGGTTCCACAGGCGGTACTTCCGGATACTGTATTTGAAGCGGTTGTTCGAATTCCTTATGATATGCAATTAAAACAAGTTCTTGCTAATGGTAAAAAGGGGGCTTTGAATGTGGGGGCTGTTCTTATTTTACCTGAAGGGTTTGAATTAGCCCCCCCCGATCGTATTTCGCCCGAgattaaagaaaagataggcaatCTGTCTTTTCAGAACTACCGCCcgactaaaaaaaatattcttgtgATAGGTCCTGTTCCTGGTCAGAAATATAGCGAAATCACCTTTCCTATTCTTTCCCCGGACCCCGCTACTAAGAAAGATGTTCACTTCTTAAAATATCCCATATACGTAGGCGGGAACAGGGGAAGGGGTCAGATTTATCCCGACGGTAGCAAGAGTAACAATAATGTTTATAATGCTACAGCAGCGGGTATAGTAAGCAAAATCAtacgaaaagaaaaaggaggataCGAAATAACCATAGTGGATGCATCGGATGGGCGTCAAGTGGTGGATATTATCCCCCCTGGACCTGAACTTCTTGTTTCAGAAGGAGAATCCGTCCAACTTGATCAACCATTAACGAGTAATCCTAATGTAGGTGGATTTGGTCAGGGGGATGCGGAAATAGTACTTCAAGATCCATTACGTGTCCAAggccttttgtttttcttggcATCCGTTATTTTAGCACAAATATTTTTGGTTCTTAAAAAGAAACAGTTTGAGAAGGTTCAATTGTCCGAAATGAATTTCTAG